GCAGGAGCGCCCCTTCGGCGACCTGCTCGCCGCCCTGCCCGGTCTCGGCGTCGAGGCGATCGCGGTGCGCGGCAACGGCTCTCCGCCGATCCGTGTCACCGGCGGCAACTTCGTCGGCGGGAAGACGAAGATCTCCGGCGCCGTCTCCAGCCAGTACACCTCCTCGCTCCTCATCAGCTCCGTGCTCGCGCAGCAGGACACCGAGATCGAGATCGTCGACGAACTGGTCTCCAAGCCGTACGTCGAGATGACCCTCGCCACCCTCGCCGAGCACGGCATCACCGTCGAGCGCGACGGCTACCGCTGGTTCAAGGTGCCCGCCGGCCAGTCCTTCAAGGGCGGCCACGCGATCGTCGAGCCGGACGCGTCGGGCCTGTCGTACTTCATCGCCGCCGCCGCGATCCTCGGCGGCCGGGTCACCATCCCCGGCATCGGCTCCACCTCCCACCAGGGCGACGTCGGCCTGGTCGAGGTCCTCGGCCGGATGGGCGCCCACACCGAGGTCACCGAGAACTCGGTCACCGTCAAGGGCGGACAGCTGCGGGGCATCGAGGTCGACATGGACGCCATGCCCGACGTCGTCCCCTCGCTCGCCGCCGTCGCCGCCTTCGCCGAGGGCCCGACCCACATCACCAACATCGCCAGCCTGCGGGTGAAGGAGTGCGACCGCATCGCGGCCGTCACCACCGAGCTGCGCAAGATGGGCGTCAAGGTCGACGAGTACGACGACGCCATGACCGTCCACGGCGGCCCCTCGCACGGCGCGGTCATCGACACCTACGACGACCACCGCATCGCCATGACCTTCGCGATCATGGGCCTGCGCACCCCCGGCGTCGTCATCAAGGACCCCGGCTGCGTCGCCAAGTCCTTCCCCGCCTTCTGGCAGACCCTGGACACCCTGCGATGACCGAGACCACGGACACCCGTCCCGGCATCCTGCTCGTCCTCGACGGCTGGGGCCACGCCGAGCCAGGCCCCGGCAACGCCCTCGCCGTCGCGGACACCCCCGTCCTGGACGGCATCCGGGCCAAGTATCCCGCCACCCTCGTGGAGGCGTCCGGCGAGCACGTCGGCCTGCTGCCCGGCACGGTCGGCAACTCCGAGATCGGCCACATGGTCATCGGCGCCGGACGGCCGCTGGACTACGACAGCGTGCTCGTCCAGCGGCAGATCGACTCCGGCGGTCTGCGCGACAACCCGCGTCTGACCGAGGCGCTGGACGCGCTCGCGGCCGGCGGCGGCGCCCTGCACCTGGTCGGGCTGGCCTCCGACGGGCAGATCCACGCCCACGTCGACCACCTGCACGAGCTGCTCTCGATCGCCGCCGCCCGCGGCGTCGAGCGGGTCTGGGTACACGCGATCACCGACGGCCGGGACGTCGCCGACCGCACGGCCGGCCACTACC
The Streptomyces roseofulvus genome window above contains:
- the aroA gene encoding 3-phosphoshikimate 1-carboxyvinyltransferase; the protein is MSGINDPRLKAEELTVEPLAAIDHDVKVLGSKSYTNRQIAVAALSGKEGVIDGALISDDTVFFTKAVESFGHVSAEIDHEAARISFTPTGKPMTAPQEEIFVGGAGTPLRFLISMAGLAEGTTTITGNARMQERPFGDLLAALPGLGVEAIAVRGNGSPPIRVTGGNFVGGKTKISGAVSSQYTSSLLISSVLAQQDTEIEIVDELVSKPYVEMTLATLAEHGITVERDGYRWFKVPAGQSFKGGHAIVEPDASGLSYFIAAAAILGGRVTIPGIGSTSHQGDVGLVEVLGRMGAHTEVTENSVTVKGGQLRGIEVDMDAMPDVVPSLAAVAAFAEGPTHITNIASLRVKECDRIAAVTTELRKMGVKVDEYDDAMTVHGGPSHGAVIDTYDDHRIAMTFAIMGLRTPGVVIKDPGCVAKSFPAFWQTLDTLR